From a single Asticcacaulis sp. MM231 genomic region:
- a CDS encoding recombinase family protein, with protein MTNRAVIYSRFSTDLQNEKSIEHQEAVARAFAVRAGFSVVGAYSDAAMSGASILGRDGLLELLTDAKRGQFDVVIVEHLDRLSRDMEDMAGIHKRLTFAGISIVSIHEGKASTMDIGLRGLVGQLFREDNVHKTKRGMQGKVSEGLLASGKSYGYRMDAANKGLPIIVQEEADVVRRIFTDYVAGKSPQKIAVELNAEGLPSPRGNGWAGNTIYGWEKTGVGILRNQLYAGRIVWNRNRWIKDPDTGRRVSRTNPPEEWIVKEAPQYRIVDQAVFDAAQAICSGRVMTRQETGHAQRPKRLLSGLLKCGACGGGMSAYGAGRNKRPRIMCSNHRDGKHCPDPRTFYLDTVEKTVIEKMRSELTNPEMLVDYVTAYNQTRQELARGAARRRNMLEKKVTDLDGRIRRIMELLIAGVGDVSRLGEEMKAKQTEYEEAKAEFEREPAPLDAAALHPQTIKRYEMALTRLNDEIHACVDGGSPVMGELMRELVNSITLYPDAQKPETPGVSAGGLIAVIQGKLRILLDEPAPAHTVCGSLVAGARFELTTFRL; from the coding sequence GTGACCAACCGCGCCGTCATCTATTCCCGCTTTTCAACTGATCTTCAGAACGAGAAATCGATCGAACATCAGGAAGCCGTCGCGCGCGCCTTTGCCGTCCGCGCCGGTTTCAGCGTTGTAGGGGCCTACTCCGATGCCGCCATGTCCGGCGCATCGATTTTGGGGCGTGACGGCCTGCTGGAACTCCTGACCGACGCTAAGCGCGGTCAATTCGATGTCGTTATTGTGGAACACCTCGACCGCCTGTCGCGCGACATGGAGGACATGGCCGGCATCCACAAGCGCCTGACCTTCGCCGGCATCAGCATCGTTTCGATCCATGAAGGCAAGGCCAGCACCATGGATATCGGCCTTCGAGGCCTGGTCGGGCAGCTTTTCCGAGAAGACAACGTTCACAAGACGAAACGTGGCATGCAGGGCAAGGTCAGTGAAGGCCTGCTCGCCTCCGGAAAGTCCTACGGCTACCGCATGGACGCGGCAAATAAGGGCCTGCCGATCATCGTGCAGGAAGAGGCTGATGTCGTTCGCCGCATTTTCACCGATTATGTCGCCGGTAAATCGCCGCAAAAGATCGCCGTTGAGCTGAATGCCGAGGGCTTGCCATCCCCGCGCGGCAATGGCTGGGCGGGAAATACAATTTATGGCTGGGAAAAGACCGGCGTAGGCATCCTGCGTAATCAGCTCTATGCCGGCCGCATCGTCTGGAATCGCAACCGCTGGATAAAAGACCCTGACACAGGCCGCCGCGTGTCGCGCACGAACCCGCCTGAAGAGTGGATCGTGAAAGAGGCTCCGCAATATCGCATAGTCGATCAGGCGGTCTTTGATGCCGCCCAGGCGATATGTTCCGGCCGCGTCATGACCCGGCAAGAGACCGGCCACGCCCAGCGCCCTAAGCGGCTGCTGTCAGGCCTCCTGAAATGTGGAGCGTGCGGCGGCGGCATGTCTGCCTATGGCGCCGGACGGAATAAGCGGCCACGCATCATGTGTTCTAACCATCGTGACGGGAAACACTGCCCCGATCCCCGCACCTTCTATCTCGACACTGTTGAAAAAACCGTGATCGAGAAGATGCGCAGTGAGCTGACAAACCCTGAAATGCTGGTCGACTACGTTACAGCCTATAACCAGACCCGGCAGGAACTGGCACGCGGAGCGGCGCGCCGGCGGAACATGCTAGAAAAAAAGGTCACCGATCTCGACGGCCGGATTCGGCGCATCATGGAATTGCTGATTGCCGGAGTCGGCGATGTCAGCCGGCTTGGCGAAGAGATGAAAGCCAAGCAGACCGAATACGAGGAAGCAAAGGCCGAATTCGAGCGCGAACCTGCGCCGCTCGATGCCGCTGCACTGCATCCTCAGACGATCAAGCGCTATGAGATGGCCTTGACGCGCCTAAACGACGAGATCCACGCATGTGTCGACGGTGGTTCTCCGGTGATGGGCGAACTGATGCGTGAGCTGGTCAACTCGATCACGCTTTATCCCGACGCCCAAAAGCCAGAAACCCCCGGCGTTTCCGCTGGGGGTCTGATAGCTGTAATCCAAGGAAAGCTTAGGATTTTACTTGATGAGCCTGCACCGGCACACACCGTGTGCGGGTCTTTGGTTGCGGGGGCCAGATTTGAACTGACGACCTTCAGGTTATGA
- a CDS encoding nucleotidyltransferase and HEPN domain-containing protein, with protein MLADQLSHLPDTKRRELERVVKVLFDEFEDVTKTKLSDKRKLGRILKVILFGSYARGDWVEDRLSGYRSDYDLLIVVNSHQFTDLHEYWGKADEHFIREVTVTQNIKTPVSFIVHDLADVNDQLAKGRPFFTDIARDGIMLYEAPGHTLVKPKPLTAVDVRHEAQANYDQWFPDAVEFQAAANFHSERGNAKLTAFNLHQAAERLYHCVLLVLTLYSPKSHRITMLRSQAEALDDRLKAIWPNDAKLHRQAFDRLRRAYVEARYSAEYAVSEEELKWLNERITILRDTVQTVCQERLGR; from the coding sequence ATGCTGGCCGATCAGCTCTCTCACCTACCGGACACGAAACGCCGCGAGCTTGAGCGCGTGGTGAAGGTGTTGTTCGATGAGTTCGAGGACGTCACCAAGACCAAGCTATCGGACAAACGTAAGCTCGGTCGTATTTTGAAGGTCATCCTGTTCGGCTCCTACGCACGGGGAGATTGGGTCGAAGATCGGCTTTCAGGCTATCGCTCGGACTATGACCTTTTGATTGTCGTAAACAGTCATCAGTTCACCGATCTGCATGAATATTGGGGCAAGGCGGATGAGCATTTCATCCGCGAGGTGACGGTCACTCAGAATATCAAAACGCCGGTCAGTTTCATCGTCCACGATCTGGCCGATGTAAACGACCAGCTTGCCAAGGGCCGCCCGTTTTTCACTGACATCGCCCGTGACGGCATCATGCTTTACGAAGCGCCTGGGCACACATTGGTTAAGCCGAAGCCGCTCACGGCGGTCGATGTCAGACACGAAGCGCAGGCTAACTACGACCAATGGTTTCCAGATGCTGTCGAGTTTCAGGCAGCCGCAAACTTCCATAGTGAACGTGGCAACGCAAAGCTCACCGCTTTCAATCTTCATCAGGCGGCAGAGCGGCTTTACCATTGCGTCCTGTTGGTACTGACGCTCTATTCGCCCAAAAGTCACCGCATTACCATGCTGCGGTCGCAAGCAGAGGCGCTAGACGACCGCCTAAAGGCCATCTGGCCCAATGATGCCAAACTGCACCGGCAAGCCTTTGACCGCCTTCGTAGGGCCTATGTAGAGGCGCGTTATTCGGCAGAGTATGCCGTCTCAGAGGAAGAGCTGAAATGGCTCAACGAGCGCATCACCATTCTCCGCGATACGGTTCAAACGGTCTGCCAGGAGCGCCTCGGGCGATAG
- a CDS encoding MarR family transcriptional regulator, with product MSDEESGPPPLEAQLCYSIYSVGIAIQRIYKPLLDELGLTYPQYLVLNVLWLKDGQSVGAVAGALALESSTLTPMLKRLEAAGLIMRTRNPQSERQVLLTLTPDGKVMQSRAGCLAQALLEVSGQPPKALDDLNSHIRDLRDTLYAGMDGWQTPA from the coding sequence ATGTCAGACGAAGAAAGCGGTCCGCCTCCGCTGGAGGCGCAACTGTGCTACTCGATCTATTCGGTCGGGATTGCCATTCAGCGCATCTATAAGCCGCTTCTGGATGAGTTGGGGCTTACCTATCCGCAATACCTCGTGCTCAATGTGCTGTGGCTCAAGGATGGACAAAGCGTCGGTGCGGTCGCTGGGGCACTGGCTCTGGAATCTAGCACGTTGACCCCCATGCTCAAACGTCTTGAGGCGGCTGGGCTGATCATGCGGACTCGTAATCCGCAAAGCGAGCGCCAGGTGCTGCTGACCCTCACGCCCGACGGGAAGGTCATGCAGAGCCGCGCCGGATGTCTGGCGCAGGCCCTGCTTGAGGTCTCCGGGCAGCCCCCCAAGGCTCTGGACGACCTGAATTCGCATATCCGGGATCTGCGTGATACCCTCTATGCCGGGATGGACGGCTGGCAGACACCTGCCTGA
- a CDS encoding DNA cytosine methyltransferase: protein MSKLLAATALSAVVATAPGLIVDLFAGGGGASEGIEQGMERIVDIAANHDASAIAMHTVNHPATKHYQEDILTLDPNGACDGKPIDILWMSPDCRDFSKAKGGRPVSKEIRCLADVGVKWANECEIRQGLLLENVEEFEQWGPLIESHKGLVPCPDRRGQEFKRWVSEIRAAGATSVEWRTLRACDYGAPTLRKRLFLIAQFDGLKIIWPEPTHGAPNSIGVLSGRLLPFRTAAECIDWSIPCKSVIHRDTPLKDKTNQRIVAGFFKFVVNNPRPFIVPITHTSGGNAAYSIDEPLRTITTAKGGEFALVTPILERADKTLAYIDSQYGNSKGADIEAPLPTVTADGMGKQALVTVDLERAEKVVAFMAQHNGGFYDGAGRSLNEPLSTITAQGTQQQLVTAHLVKLRGTGYRHGQPVSEPLHTVTASGQHMGLVYAYLVKYYGNRTNGQTLNEPLHTVTTKERFGLVMVTVEGEDYVVVDIAMRMLTPRELARAQGFPDTYVLDPECWYKTESGKMKFGRLPKTHQIARIGNSVSPIMAKVLTAPNFGPNAAQFQTERLAA, encoded by the coding sequence ATGAGCAAATTACTTGCCGCCACCGCCTTATCTGCCGTTGTCGCAACTGCACCAGGCCTGATCGTTGACCTCTTCGCTGGTGGCGGAGGTGCATCCGAAGGAATTGAGCAGGGGATGGAACGAATAGTCGATATCGCGGCCAACCATGACGCGTCCGCCATCGCCATGCATACGGTCAACCATCCGGCCACCAAGCACTATCAGGAAGACATTCTCACACTCGACCCTAACGGCGCCTGCGACGGAAAGCCCATCGATATCCTGTGGATGTCACCCGACTGCCGAGATTTCTCGAAGGCCAAAGGCGGACGTCCTGTCAGCAAGGAAATTCGCTGTCTCGCCGATGTCGGCGTCAAATGGGCGAACGAATGTGAGATACGCCAAGGGCTGTTGCTGGAAAACGTCGAGGAATTCGAGCAGTGGGGACCGCTGATCGAAAGCCACAAAGGCCTAGTGCCTTGCCCTGATCGCCGTGGCCAAGAGTTCAAGCGCTGGGTTTCCGAAATCCGCGCCGCCGGCGCCACCTCAGTTGAGTGGCGCACCCTTCGCGCCTGCGATTATGGCGCTCCTACTCTCCGCAAACGGCTTTTCCTGATCGCTCAATTCGACGGCCTGAAGATCATCTGGCCAGAACCTACGCACGGCGCGCCCAATTCCATCGGCGTCCTATCCGGCCGTCTTCTTCCATTCCGCACGGCCGCCGAATGTATCGATTGGTCTATCCCCTGCAAATCCGTCATTCACCGCGATACGCCCCTGAAGGATAAAACCAACCAGCGCATTGTTGCCGGTTTCTTCAAGTTCGTGGTCAATAATCCCCGCCCGTTCATCGTTCCAATTACCCACACCAGCGGCGGCAACGCGGCCTATAGCATCGATGAACCATTGCGCACCATAACTACGGCCAAGGGCGGCGAATTCGCTTTGGTCACGCCGATCTTGGAACGTGCCGACAAAACACTCGCTTACATCGACAGCCAGTATGGCAATTCCAAAGGTGCCGACATCGAGGCACCGCTTCCGACTGTCACGGCCGACGGCATGGGTAAGCAGGCGCTGGTAACAGTCGATCTCGAACGCGCCGAAAAGGTGGTCGCCTTCATGGCGCAACATAATGGCGGCTTTTACGATGGCGCAGGCCGTTCGTTAAATGAACCACTCTCGACCATCACTGCGCAGGGCACCCAGCAACAGCTAGTGACCGCGCACCTGGTGAAGCTTCGCGGCACCGGTTATCGCCATGGCCAGCCGGTCAGCGAACCACTTCACACCGTCACTGCCAGCGGTCAGCATATGGGCTTGGTCTACGCCTATCTGGTCAAATACTATGGCAATCGGACGAACGGCCAGACACTCAATGAGCCTCTGCACACGGTCACTACCAAAGAGCGCTTTGGGCTGGTTATGGTCACCGTCGAGGGCGAGGACTATGTGGTGGTCGATATCGCTATGCGTATGCTCACGCCACGTGAGCTGGCCCGCGCCCAGGGCTTCCCTGATACCTACGTCCTTGATCCGGAGTGCTGGTATAAGACCGAAAGCGGAAAGATGAAGTTCGGCCGTCTGCCGAAAACCCATCAAATCGCCCGGATCGGCAACAGCGTGTCCCCGATCATGGCGAAGGTGCTGACGGCGCCGAATTTCGGCCCCAACGCGGCGCAGTTCCAAACGGAAAGGCTGGCCGCATGA
- a CDS encoding tyrosine-type recombinase/integrase, translating into MTKLTKRAVESAAVQDKTYCLWDDELRGFGLRVWPTGHKVYLVKCRVKGRQRFITLGPHGPVSPEQARSRAYNILSEAKNGRDPAFELDQMRKSPTVRLLCERFMRDHVAVRCKPRTQAEYQRNVDLFIVPRIGSRKVTDIGRADIAELHGAFSHIPYQANRTLGVLSVLFNLAEVWNIRPDGSNPCLHVKKYPERKRARFLSAEEYKALGQALHEAEHGQTETASAINAIRLLMLTGCRLNEIMTLRWDDVYLADYELRLPNSKTGAKTVHIGQSVVDVLLKIDRINSNPYVIAGKNDGRPLTDLQHPWRRIRAVAGLHDVRIHDLRHSFASGALALGEGLPMIGKLLGHSQVQTTARYAHLANTPIKVAASRIADSISEALNFG; encoded by the coding sequence ATGACAAAACTGACCAAGCGCGCGGTGGAATCCGCTGCCGTCCAGGACAAGACCTATTGCCTGTGGGATGACGAACTACGCGGCTTCGGTCTGCGCGTCTGGCCCACCGGTCATAAGGTCTATCTGGTCAAGTGCCGGGTCAAAGGACGGCAGCGTTTTATCACGCTGGGACCACATGGCCCGGTGTCTCCCGAACAAGCCCGGAGCAGGGCGTACAACATCCTGTCGGAAGCGAAGAACGGCCGTGATCCGGCCTTCGAGCTCGATCAGATGCGCAAGTCGCCAACGGTTAGGCTGCTATGTGAGCGCTTCATGCGTGACCACGTCGCCGTGCGGTGCAAGCCCCGGACGCAGGCGGAATATCAACGCAATGTAGATCTGTTCATTGTCCCACGTATTGGGTCGCGCAAGGTGACGGATATCGGTCGGGCGGACATCGCCGAACTGCACGGCGCGTTCAGTCATATACCCTACCAGGCCAATCGCACCTTGGGGGTCTTGTCGGTGTTGTTCAATCTGGCCGAGGTGTGGAATATCCGCCCGGACGGTAGCAACCCCTGTCTGCACGTCAAAAAATATCCCGAACGCAAGCGCGCCCGCTTCTTGAGTGCGGAAGAGTACAAGGCGTTAGGCCAGGCGCTGCATGAAGCCGAACACGGGCAGACGGAGACAGCTTCGGCGATCAACGCCATCCGACTGCTCATGTTGACCGGCTGCAGGCTCAACGAGATCATGACGCTCAGGTGGGACGACGTCTATCTGGCCGACTATGAGTTACGCCTGCCAAACTCCAAGACTGGAGCGAAAACGGTACATATCGGGCAGAGTGTGGTTGATGTCCTGCTCAAAATCGACCGCATCAACAGCAACCCTTACGTCATCGCCGGAAAGAATGATGGACGCCCCCTCACCGATCTGCAACATCCGTGGCGACGCATCCGCGCAGTGGCCGGCTTGCATGACGTTCGCATCCATGACCTGCGCCATTCTTTCGCCAGCGGCGCCCTCGCCCTCGGTGAAGGCTTGCCGATGATCGGCAAATTGCTCGGTCATAGTCAGGTACAGACCACGGCGAGATATGCGCACCTTGCCAATACCCCAATCAAGGTTGCCGCCAGCAGGATTGCAGACAGTATCAGCGAGGCTCTCAATTTCGGATGA
- a CDS encoding RidA family protein has translation MKTKALPLLALLLASTASASAEPSRQRIATENAPAAIGPYSQAIKLGDTLYVSGQIPIDPKSGQLVAEDVRSQTEQVLQNIDAILSAAGYSPRHVVQVQVYLTDMNDFAAMNGVYARYFKILPARTTVAVTALPKSAKVEIAVTAIK, from the coding sequence ATGAAGACGAAAGCACTACCGCTCCTGGCGCTCTTACTCGCCAGCACGGCGTCGGCAAGCGCCGAACCCTCCAGGCAAAGGATTGCTACAGAAAACGCACCGGCGGCGATCGGTCCTTATTCCCAGGCTATAAAGCTAGGGGATACCTTATATGTATCCGGCCAAATCCCGATAGACCCTAAGTCCGGGCAACTTGTCGCGGAGGACGTCCGCTCGCAGACCGAGCAGGTATTGCAAAACATTGACGCTATCCTGAGTGCAGCTGGTTATTCCCCCCGCCATGTGGTGCAGGTTCAGGTCTATCTCACGGACATGAATGACTTCGCAGCCATGAATGGTGTTTACGCGCGTTACTTCAAAATCCTTCCAGCCAGGACGACCGTCGCTGTCACTGCCCTGCCAAAGTCTGCAAAGGTCGAAATTGCTGTTACGGCAATAAAATAA
- a CDS encoding helix-turn-helix domain-containing protein, producing MPDANDKISYRIDEAAKASGLGRSFLYERIAEGALRSVKIGGRRLIMHRDLLEFIDGGSSVKPPAPPAPAKVPATKPDANGLPQWTQLELPLKKRR from the coding sequence ATGCCAGATGCCAACGACAAGATTTCATACCGCATAGACGAGGCTGCGAAGGCGTCAGGCCTGGGCCGGTCATTCCTTTACGAAAGGATCGCCGAAGGGGCCTTGCGGTCGGTGAAAATTGGCGGACGGCGTCTGATCATGCACCGTGACCTGTTGGAGTTTATCGATGGCGGGAGTTCAGTGAAACCACCCGCGCCGCCCGCGCCCGCGAAGGTGCCGGCAACGAAGCCCGACGCCAACGGGCTTCCACAATGGACACAGCTCGAATTGCCATTGAAGAAGCGTAGGTAG
- a CDS encoding GapR family DNA-binding domain-containing protein gives MAEKPADAETLAEAEAPPPAPPPAVERLPDDGTIYTCSGCDIEEAGNAAQLPIGWYEQYSAILGTMHRCPDCAAKNAVRIATSSMSTEEIAAAGADADAITSAAQTRLRTLVERCQRLLEDIAGLRGDLKEVLDEAKGEGFDVKVMRKLLSELQKDPAKRREERELLELYAASIGEAL, from the coding sequence GTGGCAGAGAAACCAGCGGATGCCGAAACGCTGGCGGAAGCCGAAGCGCCTCCCCCCGCGCCTCCACCGGCCGTCGAACGCCTACCCGATGATGGCACGATTTACACCTGTAGCGGTTGTGACATTGAGGAAGCCGGCAACGCCGCACAACTGCCGATCGGCTGGTATGAGCAATATTCAGCCATCCTTGGCACCATGCACCGCTGCCCTGACTGCGCCGCCAAAAATGCCGTGCGCATCGCTACCAGCAGCATGTCAACCGAGGAAATCGCCGCCGCAGGGGCCGATGCCGACGCCATCACATCGGCCGCTCAAACTCGCCTGCGCACCCTGGTCGAACGTTGCCAGCGCCTTTTGGAGGATATTGCCGGTCTGCGCGGCGACCTGAAAGAGGTCCTGGACGAGGCCAAGGGCGAAGGTTTCGACGTGAAGGTCATGCGCAAGCTCCTGTCCGAACTCCAAAAAGACCCGGCCAAACGGCGCGAAGAGCGCGAGCTGCTGGAGCTCTACGCGGCATCGATCGGGGAGGCTCTTTAG
- a CDS encoding aspartyl protease family protein — MDRRYFLQAGTALGLCAASPALADTGFKLLRSDDGLIMPVNLNGSNLRGIFDCGASHCILDTKIANQLGIKPTKPLTGKAIYGDFNAGITDPIKCRIGDADFLYPIIIASLDAAGLGADLLIGRNILQRASLDLDAPNLRASFQKRKPRQGMVPVDITAGKRGSLITDVLIEGKSAKASLDSGSNTPLMISKSWASENDLLKGRALSSWITGDLTGIHTIAMTTLKHAALGGMLFTDVPAEISETQLSYEINLGLPFLERFRSFWDIPGGKLWVAATSRNLGAPFERERSGLAFERQNDILKVIFVAPSSPGAESAFKEGDQIARIDGIPVSSLTDAETQKWKHEDARVSVRLTLATGEVRNLTLRNYY, encoded by the coding sequence ATGGACAGGCGTTATTTCTTACAAGCGGGCACTGCGCTAGGCTTGTGCGCAGCTAGTCCCGCATTGGCGGATACAGGCTTCAAGCTACTACGATCTGACGATGGGCTGATAATGCCGGTCAATTTGAATGGGAGTAACTTAAGGGGAATTTTCGACTGTGGTGCAAGCCACTGTATTCTAGACACAAAGATAGCAAACCAATTGGGGATAAAACCCACAAAGCCTTTAACAGGCAAAGCTATTTATGGCGACTTTAATGCCGGAATCACTGACCCGATCAAATGCCGCATAGGAGACGCAGATTTCCTATATCCCATAATTATTGCTTCACTTGACGCGGCAGGCCTGGGGGCGGATCTTTTGATCGGCCGAAACATCCTCCAAAGGGCGAGCCTCGATCTTGATGCTCCAAATCTTCGTGCAAGTTTTCAGAAAAGAAAACCCAGGCAAGGTATGGTACCTGTCGACATTACGGCAGGGAAACGCGGTTCTCTGATTACGGATGTTCTTATTGAGGGCAAGTCGGCAAAAGCCTCGCTCGATTCAGGAAGCAATACGCCATTGATGATCAGCAAATCGTGGGCAAGTGAAAACGACCTTTTGAAGGGCCGAGCTTTATCGTCCTGGATAACTGGCGATCTTACCGGCATTCATACAATTGCGATGACCACGCTAAAGCACGCTGCGTTAGGGGGAATGCTATTCACCGACGTCCCGGCCGAGATTTCGGAGACCCAACTTTCATATGAAATCAACCTTGGCTTACCGTTTCTGGAGCGGTTTAGGAGTTTTTGGGATATTCCTGGAGGAAAACTATGGGTGGCAGCAACCTCAAGGAATTTGGGCGCCCCATTTGAACGCGAACGAAGCGGCCTAGCCTTCGAACGACAGAACGATATTCTTAAGGTAATTTTTGTTGCGCCTAGTAGCCCTGGCGCCGAAAGCGCTTTTAAGGAAGGCGATCAAATCGCCAGGATTGATGGCATCCCGGTTTCGTCGCTCACGGACGCTGAAACACAGAAATGGAAACATGAGGATGCACGCGTGTCGGTGCGATTGACTTTGGCCACCGGAGAAGTGCGAAATCTTACTCTACGCAACTATTATTGA
- a CDS encoding toprim domain-containing protein, whose product MIYKRGLNLTGMKGAYRQETFRDYKRNMVSATVRFTLPGGTYWERLIDQESRFDRKAHFEKDGSWSGWWWQRPDQSWEDLARADDLWIAEGIFDAWSLGDVAPGASRHAVSTMSCNVYPKKALHKLKEVCAALNVRGPRLVFAYDIGKAGTEYTRKFVEQARDEGWRATAAQPRPEGETEKHDWNDLKRRDRLKPEDLANYLWNGEVLLAENATDKALLLWQKHKWSSFSFIHENRTWWATFDETKIAESMNKEGVSEKFAARKCANVSEIANCAFRLLYKQTDKAIGESHYFLRVEMSDSNHVYRGKCATAAITSAGEFRKVLADVSTAGLWTGSSYQLDKIVERQRPHIKEIQTVDFVGYCRDNKAWLLGDIAVRNGRIYDVNDEDYFDFGDCQLKLRSADPKLDIEYDAERFNTDWFPYLWTAYRGNGLVTLTYWVMSMFAEHIRKGKPLHKSLGFLEMCGLPGTGKSTLVELMWKMCGRENYEGFNPAKATLAATSRNLAKVANLPVVLMEGDRQEASHAKKFDFDELKDIYGGNTVRARGKATGGNETYEPSFRASVVIMQNFGVNSTEAVMERIMSLNFTKEGYSPATKAAAEKLEQWPMEELSGCIIHIIRQEDRWIDAFTKAFPVHIQRMMAEKKVRNDRIRKTHSQLHAGLDALAAIMKIDPAIIAAGHDHIEHIAKTRDQLIQGDHPVVSQFWESYEWFALSDKTLDPSGNPNQLNHSKNPDTIAINLLQFEARCRREGNACPPLDDLRKHLRSSKSRPFVDDKTVDSITGKKVHCWVFQTAEAAKAAKKGA is encoded by the coding sequence ATGATTTATAAGCGTGGCCTGAACCTGACGGGCATGAAGGGTGCGTATCGTCAGGAGACCTTCCGCGATTACAAACGCAACATGGTGTCGGCCACTGTCCGCTTCACCCTGCCAGGCGGCACCTATTGGGAGCGCCTGATCGATCAGGAATCGCGCTTTGATCGCAAGGCGCATTTCGAGAAAGACGGCTCTTGGTCCGGCTGGTGGTGGCAGCGTCCAGACCAGTCATGGGAAGATCTAGCCCGCGCCGATGATTTATGGATTGCCGAAGGCATATTCGATGCCTGGTCTTTGGGCGATGTTGCACCCGGCGCCAGCCGTCACGCCGTTTCCACGATGTCGTGTAACGTCTATCCGAAAAAGGCCCTTCACAAACTGAAGGAGGTCTGTGCCGCCCTAAATGTTCGCGGCCCGCGCCTCGTTTTTGCCTATGACATCGGAAAAGCAGGGACCGAATACACCCGAAAATTCGTTGAGCAGGCCCGTGACGAAGGCTGGCGCGCCACGGCTGCGCAGCCTCGGCCAGAGGGCGAAACTGAAAAGCATGACTGGAATGACCTTAAGCGCCGCGACCGCCTAAAGCCGGAAGACCTCGCCAACTATCTCTGGAATGGCGAAGTCCTTCTGGCTGAAAACGCCACCGATAAGGCGCTGTTGCTGTGGCAAAAACACAAATGGTCGAGCTTCAGCTTCATCCATGAAAACCGCACATGGTGGGCCACATTTGATGAAACGAAGATAGCCGAGTCCATGAACAAAGAAGGGGTCAGCGAAAAATTCGCAGCCCGCAAATGCGCCAACGTTTCAGAGATCGCTAACTGCGCATTTCGCCTTCTCTACAAACAGACTGACAAGGCCATTGGCGAAAGCCATTACTTCCTGCGCGTCGAAATGTCAGACAGCAACCACGTCTATCGTGGCAAGTGTGCCACCGCCGCGATTACAAGCGCCGGTGAATTTCGCAAGGTATTGGCGGATGTTTCGACCGCCGGTCTTTGGACAGGGTCATCCTACCAGCTTGACAAGATCGTGGAGCGTCAGCGGCCGCACATCAAGGAAATCCAGACAGTCGATTTCGTCGGCTACTGCCGCGACAACAAGGCTTGGCTGCTTGGCGATATCGCCGTCAGAAACGGGCGCATCTATGATGTGAACGACGAGGATTATTTCGATTTTGGCGACTGCCAGCTTAAGCTGCGTTCGGCCGATCCGAAGCTCGACATCGAATATGACGCCGAGCGCTTTAATACCGATTGGTTCCCCTACCTCTGGACCGCGTATCGCGGCAATGGCCTGGTCACCCTCACCTATTGGGTGATGTCGATGTTTGCCGAGCATATCCGCAAGGGCAAACCACTCCATAAAAGCCTTGGCTTCCTAGAAATGTGCGGTCTGCCGGGAACCGGTAAATCCACATTGGTTGAACTGATGTGGAAGATGTGCGGTCGGGAAAACTACGAAGGCTTCAACCCCGCAAAAGCCACCTTGGCCGCGACATCCCGCAATCTGGCCAAGGTCGCGAACCTCCCCGTTGTCTTAATGGAAGGCGACAGGCAGGAGGCCTCACATGCCAAGAAGTTCGATTTTGACGAGCTGAAGGACATTTACGGCGGCAACACGGTCAGGGCGCGCGGCAAGGCGACCGGCGGCAACGAAACTTACGAACCGAGCTTCCGCGCTTCGGTTGTGATTATGCAGAATTTCGGGGTCAATTCGACCGAGGCGGTGATGGAGCGGATTATGTCCCTCAACTTCACCAAGGAAGGATATTCCCCAGCCACCAAGGCGGCGGCGGAAAAGCTAGAACAGTGGCCGATGGAAGAGCTGTCAGGCTGCATCATCCATATCATCCGGCAGGAAGACAGATGGATTGACGCTTTCACCAAGGCCTTCCCGGTTCATATTCAACGGATGATGGCGGAAAAGAAGGTCCGGAACGACCGTATCCGCAAGACCCATTCCCAGCTTCATGCTGGCCTCGATGCGCTCGCCGCCATCATGAAGATAGATCCCGCCATTATCGCGGCCGGTCATGATCATATTGAGCATATCGCCAAGACGCGCGACCAGCTCATACAGGGCGACCACCCCGTCGTGTCGCAATTCTGGGAAAGCTACGAGTGGTTCGCCCTTAGCGATAAGACGCTCGATCCGTCTGGCAACCCGAACCAGCTCAATCACTCCAAAAACCCCGACACGATCGCCATCAACCTTCTGCAATTTGAAGCGCGATGCCGCCGCGAAGGCAATGCCTGCCCGCCGCTCGATGATCTGCGCAAGCACCTGCGTTCGTCCAAATCCCGCCCATTCGTTGACGACAAGACGGTCGATTCCATCACCGGCAAGAAAGTCCACTGCTGGGTATTCCAAACCGCCGAAGCCGCCAAAGCGGCCAAAAAAGGAGCCTGA